In one window of Bradyrhizobium sp. AZCC 1721 DNA:
- a CDS encoding NAD(P)-binding domain-containing protein has protein sequence MPDEKIETLVIGGGQAGLVMSYRLKQRGLSHLVLERHRIAERWRSERWDGLIFQFPNWSVRLPDFPFPHSDPDGFSDTATIIKFIEAYADFVAPPIRCGVAVTRLSQRDGGRFIAETTDGTIEADNVVVATGPYQRSVIPDLLRDHPVFQVRAADYRNPEQLPPGAVLVAGAGASGAQIAEELLQAGRRVYLSVGRHRRLPRRYRSRDLIWWLAEMQLDQITPEERGQARLGPVISGAYGGRSIDFRDFAARGMILLGRLDAADGGVLDIASGLDKSLGDGDIAFTTFLDTVDEYVKRRRLELPEEPGARATLPDPPCVTAPLTRLDLAAEGISSIIWATGYGVDFGWIDIPVLDARGEAVHRNGISAVSGLYFLGLQWLSKMNSSFLPGVGDDAVVLADHILARR, from the coding sequence ATGCCGGATGAGAAGATCGAAACGCTGGTGATTGGCGGCGGCCAGGCCGGCCTCGTGATGAGCTACCGCCTCAAGCAGCGCGGACTGTCGCATCTGGTGCTCGAGCGCCACCGGATCGCCGAACGCTGGCGCAGCGAACGCTGGGACGGATTGATATTCCAGTTTCCGAACTGGTCGGTGCGGCTGCCGGACTTTCCATTTCCGCACAGCGATCCCGATGGGTTCTCGGATACGGCCACCATCATCAAATTTATCGAGGCCTATGCGGATTTCGTCGCGCCGCCGATCCGCTGCGGCGTCGCGGTGACGCGGCTGTCGCAGCGCGACGGCGGGCGCTTTATCGCCGAGACCACGGATGGCACGATCGAAGCTGACAATGTCGTCGTCGCCACCGGACCCTATCAGCGCAGCGTCATCCCGGACCTGTTGCGCGATCATCCGGTGTTTCAGGTGCGTGCCGCCGACTACAGGAATCCCGAACAGCTTCCGCCGGGCGCGGTGCTGGTGGCCGGCGCCGGTGCGTCCGGCGCGCAGATCGCCGAGGAATTGTTGCAGGCCGGGCGGCGCGTCTATCTCTCGGTCGGACGGCATCGCCGCCTGCCGCGCCGCTATCGCAGCCGCGACCTGATCTGGTGGCTCGCCGAAATGCAGCTCGACCAGATCACCCCGGAGGAGCGCGGGCAAGCGCGCCTCGGCCCGGTGATTTCGGGCGCCTATGGCGGACGCAGCATCGATTTCCGCGACTTCGCCGCCCGCGGCATGATCTTGCTCGGACGTCTCGACGCCGCCGATGGCGGCGTGCTCGACATTGCGTCGGGTCTCGACAAAAGCCTTGGCGACGGCGACATCGCCTTCACCACCTTCCTCGACACTGTCGATGAATATGTGAAACGGCGCCGCCTGGAGCTGCCGGAAGAGCCCGGCGCCCGCGCGACGCTTCCCGACCCGCCTTGCGTCACCGCGCCGCTCACGCGCCTCGACCTCGCCGCGGAGGGCATCTCTTCGATCATCTGGGCGACCGGCTACGGCGTCGATTTCGGCTGGATCGATATCCCGGTCCTCGACGCCCGCGGCGAAGCGGTTCATCGCAATGGCATCTCAGCCGTATCCGGCCTGTACTTCCTCGGTCTCCAATGGCTGTCGAAGATGAACTCCTCGTTCCTGCCAGGCGTCGGCGACGATGCCGTGGTGCTCGCGGATCATATTTTGGCGCGGCGCTGA
- a CDS encoding LysR substrate-binding domain-containing protein, protein MRRLLFLNGIKAFEAAARTGSFAAAGTELNVSAAAVSRMVHLLEERLGVALFERKANRLVTTAAGRAYQNGLTPIFDALASLTAQVTAPASVRVLTIGVGPTFAMKWLIPRLADFRKEEPDIDVRITTGGAAVPFGEDWSCGIKLGDGEWPGLIAEPLFAADLLPVCAPRLAGALKRPGDLKGPTLLRVAHSPDDWPSWLEAAGTARISARGPEFEFYGQALQAAVDGLGIAMGIRPYIDDDLAAGRLVAPFALSVPKGMRWYLVYRGFSTGQRDFAAFRRWIVRAAAEPATRRRGHRHAG, encoded by the coding sequence GTGCGGCGGCTGCTCTTTCTCAACGGCATCAAGGCGTTCGAAGCGGCAGCGCGCACCGGCAGCTTCGCCGCCGCCGGGACCGAGCTCAACGTCTCCGCCGCCGCCGTCAGCCGGATGGTGCATCTGTTGGAAGAGCGGCTGGGCGTGGCGCTGTTCGAGCGCAAGGCCAACCGACTCGTGACCACCGCCGCCGGCCGCGCCTATCAGAACGGGCTGACGCCGATCTTCGACGCGCTGGCGAGCCTGACCGCGCAGGTGACGGCGCCCGCAAGCGTCCGCGTGCTGACCATCGGCGTCGGGCCGACCTTTGCGATGAAATGGCTGATCCCGCGGCTGGCGGATTTCCGCAAGGAAGAACCCGACATCGACGTCCGTATCACCACCGGCGGCGCCGCGGTGCCGTTCGGCGAGGACTGGAGCTGCGGCATCAAGCTCGGCGACGGCGAATGGCCCGGCCTGATCGCCGAGCCGTTGTTTGCGGCCGATCTGCTTCCGGTCTGCGCGCCGCGCCTTGCGGGCGCGCTCAAACGTCCCGGCGACCTGAAGGGGCCGACGCTGCTGCGAGTGGCGCATTCGCCCGACGACTGGCCGTCATGGCTCGAGGCCGCCGGCACCGCTCGCATCAGCGCCCGCGGACCGGAGTTCGAGTTTTACGGCCAGGCGCTGCAGGCCGCCGTCGACGGCCTCGGCATCGCCATGGGCATCCGCCCCTATATCGACGATGACCTTGCGGCCGGCCGGCTGGTCGCGCCGTTTGCGTTAAGTGTGCCGAAAGGCATGCGCTGGTATCTGGTGTATCGCGGCTTCAGCACCGGGCAGCGCGATTTCGCCGCGTTCCGGCGCTGGATCGTTCGCGCGGCAGCGGAGCCCGCCACGCGCCGCAGGGGCCACAGACATGCCGGATGA